A region from the uncultured Draconibacterium sp. genome encodes:
- a CDS encoding sulfatase, translating to MKNLPFALNILIFIFAGTTCTTPIEKPKPNVLLIAVDDLNDWIACLGGHPQAKTPNIDRLAANGVLFTNAHCQAPVCNPSRASMMASLYPSTSGIYFLNPDIKDSPIAKRNTLMPQRFQDEGYHVSGAGKLFHNGHGINERYIPNYAGQMGGFGPMPNEKISPYPGHPLWDWGVFPERDDQMPDYKVAQWAVERLSEHRDSAIWMGVGFYRPHVPQFAPQKWFDMYPIDSIQLPVHIKNDLDDISQYGKDITRLEHVHPPWEWVIENDQWKPLVQSYLACVSFVDEQIGKVYKALENSEYAANTFVVLYSDHGFHQGEKGRFAKRSLWEDGARVPMIIFGPGIPKGVRCNKPVQLLDIYPTLLDLCGLEADSLHEGNSLVPLLKEAESGWPYYARTSFGPGNYAIVSEGFRFIQYNGGSEEFYDHANDPHEWYNVVDNPKYANLIEEHRAQIPQKHHPILGEKSTGHLSFAATEAKQKK from the coding sequence ATGAAGAATTTACCTTTTGCACTTAACATCTTGATTTTCATTTTTGCTGGTACTACCTGCACAACTCCAATTGAAAAGCCCAAACCAAATGTTCTGCTTATTGCAGTCGACGACCTGAACGATTGGATTGCTTGCCTTGGTGGGCATCCGCAGGCAAAAACTCCAAACATCGACCGTTTGGCCGCCAACGGCGTGCTGTTTACAAATGCCCATTGTCAGGCGCCGGTATGTAATCCATCGAGGGCCAGTATGATGGCATCTTTATATCCCAGTACCTCAGGTATTTATTTTCTGAACCCGGATATAAAAGATTCGCCGATAGCAAAAAGAAATACTTTAATGCCCCAACGTTTTCAGGACGAAGGGTATCACGTTAGTGGGGCAGGTAAATTGTTTCATAACGGGCATGGCATTAACGAACGATATATTCCGAATTACGCAGGACAAATGGGAGGTTTTGGCCCCATGCCCAACGAAAAAATTAGCCCTTATCCGGGCCATCCGTTGTGGGACTGGGGAGTTTTTCCTGAACGAGACGACCAAATGCCTGACTATAAAGTTGCACAATGGGCTGTTGAACGTTTAAGCGAACATCGTGATAGTGCCATTTGGATGGGCGTTGGGTTTTATCGACCTCATGTTCCACAGTTTGCCCCGCAAAAATGGTTTGATATGTATCCAATCGATTCGATCCAATTACCAGTTCATATTAAAAACGATTTAGATGATATTTCGCAATATGGAAAGGATATTACACGTCTGGAGCATGTTCATCCACCATGGGAATGGGTAATTGAGAACGACCAATGGAAACCTTTGGTGCAATCGTACCTGGCTTGTGTAAGTTTTGTTGACGAACAAATTGGAAAAGTTTATAAGGCACTCGAAAATAGTGAATACGCCGCTAATACTTTTGTGGTTTTGTATAGCGACCACGGATTTCACCAGGGAGAAAAAGGCCGCTTTGCCAAACGAAGTTTGTGGGAAGATGGGGCACGCGTGCCAATGATTATTTTTGGGCCAGGTATTCCAAAAGGTGTACGCTGTAATAAACCGGTTCAACTATTGGATATTTATCCAACTTTGCTGGATCTTTGTGGATTAGAAGCTGATTCGCTACACGAAGGAAATTCGTTGGTGCCGCTTTTGAAAGAAGCCGAATCGGGTTGGCCATATTATGCCCGCACCAGTTTTGGCCCGGGTAATTATGCCATTGTATCGGAAGGTTTTCGTTTTATTCAATACAACGGTGGCTCGGAAGAATTTTACGACCATGCAAACGACCCGCACGAATGGTACAATGTAGTTGATAATCCGAAATACGCTAATTTAATTGAAGAACACCGGGCACAGATTCCGCAAAAACATCATCCAATTCTTGGGGAAAAGTCAACCGGACATCTATCGTTTGCAGCAACTGAAGCAAAGCAAAAGAAATAG
- a CDS encoding sulfatase, protein MRTKNMFKVKKLIVALMGCLFFTVSLAQKPNILFVFADQLRSQELSCYGGVNIKTPNLDRLADEGLMMTNAISTYPICSPFRGMLLTGLYPLKSGISNNDHPLNPELPSFAKSCKKEGYNTAYIGKWHIDGIGRTAYIPEERRLGYDHWQALECTHNYFKSLYFHNNEVEPKYWKGFDAEAQTKAAQDYIRARDTEKPFFLTLSWGPPHDPYIAPQEYMDKVEPKKLILRENVTEHLMEEELQNNPRFKIPERYIHSHAKLRVRAKDENIIRKRYAGYLAATLALDDYIGELLQTLEEEGILDNTIVVFTSDHGDQLGSHQFYGKNVPFAESISIPFLVRYPKVLKQGTIADNLLSPIDMFSTVFGMANIDHHEIDGVDLTPAIVNEAVDARDAILLMNLTHFNNTSLINGLDTYRGIQTKKYTYARYEDKTPWLLFDNENDPFQVNNLVGNSAYTGLIKTLDKKLDKLLIEAQDPENTKEIYDRIMRENPKRIMVNEFRKVNPDL, encoded by the coding sequence ATGAGAACAAAAAATATGTTTAAAGTAAAAAAGCTTATTGTGGCACTAATGGGATGTTTGTTTTTTACTGTATCCCTGGCCCAAAAACCAAATATTTTATTTGTATTTGCCGACCAGTTAAGATCACAAGAGCTAAGTTGTTACGGAGGAGTGAATATTAAAACCCCAAACCTTGATAGGTTAGCCGACGAAGGTTTAATGATGACCAATGCTATTAGCACCTATCCAATTTGTTCTCCGTTCAGAGGAATGCTGTTAACGGGCCTTTATCCTTTAAAATCAGGGATTTCAAACAATGACCATCCGCTGAATCCTGAATTGCCATCATTTGCAAAATCGTGCAAAAAAGAAGGATACAATACCGCCTATATCGGCAAGTGGCATATCGATGGGATTGGACGAACTGCTTATATTCCTGAAGAACGACGTTTGGGCTACGATCATTGGCAGGCTTTGGAATGTACGCACAACTATTTTAAATCGCTTTATTTCCATAATAATGAGGTAGAACCAAAATATTGGAAAGGCTTCGATGCTGAAGCGCAAACAAAAGCCGCTCAGGACTACATTAGAGCCAGAGATACTGAAAAACCGTTTTTCTTGACGCTTTCGTGGGGGCCACCTCATGACCCGTATATTGCACCTCAGGAGTATATGGATAAAGTAGAACCGAAGAAGTTGATTTTGCGAGAGAACGTAACTGAACATCTGATGGAAGAAGAATTGCAGAATAATCCACGTTTTAAAATTCCGGAAAGATATATTCACTCTCATGCCAAACTAAGAGTAAGAGCAAAAGACGAAAATATTATTAGAAAACGATACGCTGGTTATTTGGCAGCGACTCTGGCTCTCGACGATTATATTGGTGAGCTTTTGCAAACGCTTGAAGAGGAGGGGATTTTGGATAATACCATTGTCGTTTTTACATCCGACCATGGTGACCAATTGGGGTCGCACCAGTTTTATGGTAAAAATGTTCCTTTTGCTGAATCCATATCAATTCCGTTTTTAGTTAGATATCCAAAAGTGCTGAAACAAGGCACCATTGCCGATAATTTGCTTTCGCCCATTGATATGTTTTCAACTGTTTTTGGAATGGCGAACATTGATCACCATGAAATTGACGGAGTAGATTTAACTCCTGCAATTGTAAATGAAGCAGTGGATGCGCGCGATGCAATCCTTTTAATGAATCTGACGCATTTTAATAATACCAGCCTGATTAACGGTTTAGATACCTATCGAGGCATTCAAACTAAAAAATATACTTACGCACGATACGAAGACAAAACTCCCTGGTTGCTTTTCGATAACGAGAATGATCCGTTTCAAGTGAACAATTTGGTTGGAAATTCTGCATACACTGGCTTAATTAAAACGCTCGATAAAAAGTTGGATAAACTATTAATTGAAGCCCAAGACCCGGAAAATACCAAAGAGATTTACGACCGGATTATGAGGGAAAATCCCAAGCGAATTATGGTTAATGAATTTAGAAAGGTAAACCCCGATTTATAA